From the Alphaproteobacteria bacterium genome, the window GCCGGCTATAGCGAATCGCGAACGGCCACTTCCAGGGCTCCCAAAGTTCGGCACTGCCATCGGTCGAGAAGAACAATATCTCTGCACGGCCGACAAGGTTTTCAGCCGCCGGACAGCCGACGTCGCGCAAGAATCGACTATCCTGGGAATTGTCGCGGTTGTCGCCCATCATCAGATAGTGACCGAGGGCAACCTGATAGACCGGCGTATTGTTCGGATCGAAATTCTCGATCGATGCATTGTCGGAGGGATTACCGCAAACAACCGGAGGCACCGCGGCGGCGCGCGACTGGGTTTCGCCACTGGAGAGGGCGATCGGGAAGCGCTTCAAGATGGGGTGCCTGACCCCATTCGGCAACGTCTCGATGTATTGCGTGACACCTTGACCCGATCCCTCCGGAACATAGTCCGGCACTTGGTCCAGCTTGACCGGCTGACCGTTGATGTGAAGCACGCCACCGACAACCTGGATCTGGTCGCCGGGGAGGCCGATGACGCGCTTGATATAGTCGGTCTTGTTATCGGTCGGCAGCTTGAAGACGACCACGTCGCCCCGCTTGGGCGAACTTTGAAAGATGCGGCCCGAAATAAGCGGCAATCCCCACGGCAGCGAATAGCGGCTATAGCCATAGGAGTATTTGGAGACGAACAGGTAATCACCGACGAGTAGGGTCGGAATCATCGAGCCCGAGGGAATATTGAACGGCTCGAAGGCAAAGGTACGAATCACGATTGCGATGAGAATGGCGTAGACAATCGTCTTAACTGCCTCAACAACGCTTCCCGCTTTTTTCCTGGCCATCAGTTTCTGCCTGTAACTATCTGACATCGCTTCACTCTTTCGAAAATCTGTGGGGATCGGCCGGTCGGATCAAGCCAGCCTGAGCCACCCCTGTCAAGCAAAACGCCGAACTGCCTGATTTATCGATTGGAACCCATAGGAATGGCCGAAATGATCACGACCGCCTCGGCCAACGGTGGTTCATCGGTGATCGTGATGTCGATCCGCGCCTCCATGCCTGGAGGAATCAATGCCGCCAAGCGCTCTGCAGCGCCGCCGGTGAGTTCCATTGTCGGCCGGCCGGACGGAAGATTGACGACTCCGAGATCGCGCCAAAAGATTCCTTTCCGAAATCCGGTGCCGAGCGCCTTCGAACACGCTTCCTTCGCGGCGAAGCGGCGTGCATAGCTTGCCGCACGATTGCGCCGCCGATCCGATTTCTCCCGCTCGATATCCGTGAAGATGCGGGTGACGAAACGCTCACCAAAGCGCTCGAGCGTGCGTTCGATGCGGCGAATATCGATCAAGTCGCTCCCGATGCCGACAATCACGCGTCGCTCCAGAAATCGATTTGTATGCTGCTTAGGCGCTTTTTTCGCCTGCGGCTTCTGCCCGCGCTTTGTCCATGAGCGCTCGCATGCGTTTGATCGCGGATTCGAGACCGCCGAATATCGCCTCACCGACGAGAAAGTGCCCGATGTTGAGCTCGACGATCGTCGGGATCGCCGCAATCGGACCTACTGTATCGAAGGAAAGCCCGTGTCCGGCATGACACTCGAGGCCGATCGCCTCGGCGTGTGCCGCCGCCTTCGCAAGGCGCGCCAGCTCGCGCTCGGAGCCATCGTCCTCGCAATAGGACCCAGTATGCAGCTCCACCACGGGTGCCCCCAGCGCTTTGGCGGCATCGAGCTGAGCGATATCGGGATCGATGAAGAGAGAGACGCGGATGCCCGCCTTTCCGAGTTCGCGCACGTAGTGGGCGAGATGGTTTTGGCCACCGACGGCATCGAGCCCGCCTTCCGTGGTGAGCTCGGCACGGTGTTCCGGCACGATGCAGGCGGCGTGGGGCTTATGCCTGAGCGCTATGGCCAGCATCTCGTCGGTCGCCGCCATCTCGAGATTGAGCGGCACGTCGATCTCTCTGCTCAAGCGAGCGATATCCTCGTCCGAGATATGGCGGCGATCCTCCCGCAAATGCGCGGTAATACCGTCAGCGCCGGATTGTGCCGCGAGACGCGCCGCGCGCACGGGATCAGGATGGCGGATTCCGCGCGCGTTTCGGATCGTCGCCACGTGATCGATGTTTACGCCAAGTCGCAAATGCCGCTTCGTCATGCTGTCCCCCGGGAGCCCGCTCCCTATGCCGCTAACCGCGTGCCCGCTCTACCGAATTGATCGCGGGCGAGGCGCGCAGTGCTGCCATGATATTCGTGAGATGCTTAACGTCCTGCACCTCGATGTCCACCATCATTTCGAAGAAATCCGTGGAGCGGTGAGTGATCCGCAGATTCGTGATGTTCCCCTTCTGCTTGCCGATGAGGGTCGAGAGTTCGCCGAGCGTGCCGGGCTCGTTCGACACGACGACCGTGAGTCGGCCAATATGCCCCTCGTCTTCGCTAGCCCCTGAATCCCAGCCCACGTCGATCCAACGTTCGGGCGTGTCGCTGTAACGCTCGAGCGTTTCGCAGTCGATCGTGTGGATCGTAACCCCCTTTCCGGTGGTCACCAGCCCGACGATGCGGTCGCCAGGAAGGGGGTGACAGCAGCCGGCGAAATGCACTGCCATGCCCGGGATGAGCCCCTTGATTGGAATCGCATTGTCCACCGGCTTAGCGCGCCGTCCGCGCGCCTTGCCAATCGGCACAATCTTGGCGTCCTTGGGTGATTGCTGCTTGAGACTGGGGTAGACTGCAACGAGCACCTCCCGAGCCGTGTGGATGCCCTCGCCCACCGCCGCGATCAAGTCGTCGGCACTGTCCGACTTGAGGATCTTGAGCACACTTTCGACTGCCTTTTCGGTGAACTCGTACCCCGCCTGGCGAAACGCCTTTTCAAGGATGCTTCGCCCGAGAGTCATGTACTCCTGACGCTTTTGCGTGCGAATAAAGCGACGAACGCGCGAACGCGCCTTCCCGGTAACGACAAAGCGCTCCCACTCGGGCGACGGCGTCTGTGTGCGCGACGTCACGATTTCGACCTGGTCCCCGTTTTTGAGCTGCGTCCTGAGCGGCATCATGCGCCCGTTGATCTTGCAGCCAACGCAGCGGTCGCCGATTTGAGAGTGGATTTGATAGGCGAAATCGACCGGAGTGGCCCCCGTGGGAAGAGCGATAAGGTCACCCTTGGGTGTAAAGCAGAAAACCTGATCCTGGAACATCTCGAGCTTCGTGTGCTCGAGGAACTCGTCGGGTCCCGCGGCATGCTCCAGGATCTCGAGCAACTCGCGCAGCCAACGATACTGCTTGCCGTCCTTGGTGGTACCCTGCTTGTACTCCCAATGCGCCGCAACGCCGTATTCGGCGACTTCGTGCATATCCTTGGTGCGAATTTGAATCTCGATGCGCTGCTTTTCCGGGCCGAACACACCCGTGTGAAGGGAGCGGTAGCCGTTCGGCTTCGGAAGCGAGATGTAATCCTTGAAGCGCCCGGGTACGACGCGGTAGCGGCCATGGATGACGCCGAGAGCGCGATAGCAATCGCCTATGTCGGCGACCGCAACCCGAAACGCCATGATGTCGGAGAGCTGTTCGAAGGCGACGTTGCGCTTCTGCATCTTGCGCCAGATCGAATAAGGCTGCTTCTCGCGGCCGGAGATCTCAACGTCGAGCCCGTCCTCGCGCAGGATTCGCCGAAGCTCGTCGATGATTCGCGTGACGAGGCCCCCACCTTGCTCACGCAGGAATCTGAGGCGCGCGATAATCGATTCGCGCGCATCCGGATTGATCTCGGCGAAGGCCAAGTCCTCAAGCTCATCCTTGATTTCGTGCATTCCGATCCGCTCGGCGAGCGGGGCATAGATATCCATCGTCTCCCGGGCAATGCGCCGGCGGCGCTCCGGGTCCCTGATGAATTTGAGCGTGCGCATGTTGTGAAGACGATCGGCGAGTTTGACCAACAGGACCCGGATATCTTCGGACATCGCCAGCAGGAGCTTGCGAAAATTCTCAGCCTGCCGGCTCGCCTCGGATTGAAGTTCGATGCGCGAAAGCTTGGTCACGCCGTCGACGAGCCGCGCTACCTCGGAACCGAATTGCCGCTCGAGTTCATCGGTGGTCGCGAGGGTGTCCTCAACCGTGTCATGCAGGAGTGCCGTTACGATCGTGTCGTCGTCGAGCTTGTAATGGGTGAGGATGCCGGCAACCTCGAGCGGATGCGAGAAATAGGAATCGCCCGACTCGCGCTTCTGGCTGCCATGCGCCTTCATCGAGAACACGTAGGCGCGATTGAGCTTGTCCTCGTCCGCGTGTGGATCGTAGGAGCGAACCCGTTCAACGAGCTCGTATTGCCGAATCACGGCACCCAACCTTCACGCTCGGTCGCCCCTCGGGCGCGAGCGTCGCCGGAGCGCGCATTACTAATTGAGCTTCGCTTGATGAACCCGAATTCGAGGCGGCGCCACGGAGTCCCTTGCGTACCCATGGCCCTCCGCTCAGTCACCCCAAGTCCCGTCCGGACTCCTCGTCGGATTCCGCCCCCGACTCGATTTCCACGTCATCCATGTCAGCTTCGGTCTCGTCGCCTTCGGGCAGAAGTTCCTCGTCCTCGGCGTCCTCTTCCGTCGCCGCTGGTGTCAGTTCGGCACTTGCCGCGGCGGCGATCTGCTGGGC encodes:
- the lepB gene encoding signal peptidase I; the protein is MARKKAGSVVEAVKTIVYAILIAIVIRTFAFEPFNIPSGSMIPTLLVGDYLFVSKYSYGYSRYSLPWGLPLISGRIFQSSPKRGDVVVFKLPTDNKTDYIKRVIGLPGDQIQVVGGVLHINGQPVKLDQVPDYVPEGSGQGVTQYIETLPNGVRHPILKRFPIALSSGETQSRAAAVPPVVCGNPSDNASIENFDPNNTPVYQVALGHYLMMGDNRDNSQDSRFLRDVGCPAAENLVGRAEILFFSTDGSAELWEPWKWPFAIRYSRLFQAVH
- the acpS gene encoding holo-ACP synthase encodes the protein MIVGIGSDLIDIRRIERTLERFGERFVTRIFTDIEREKSDRRRNRAASYARRFAAKEACSKALGTGFRKGIFWRDLGVVNLPSGRPTMELTGGAAERLAALIPPGMEARIDITITDEPPLAEAVVIISAIPMGSNR
- a CDS encoding pyridoxine 5'-phosphate synthase, whose product is MTKRHLRLGVNIDHVATIRNARGIRHPDPVRAARLAAQSGADGITAHLREDRRHISDEDIARLSREIDVPLNLEMAATDEMLAIALRHKPHAACIVPEHRAELTTEGGLDAVGGQNHLAHYVRELGKAGIRVSLFIDPDIAQLDAAKALGAPVVELHTGSYCEDDGSERELARLAKAAAHAEAIGLECHAGHGLSFDTVGPIAAIPTIVELNIGHFLVGEAIFGGLESAIKRMRALMDKARAEAAGEKSA
- a CDS encoding bifunctional (p)ppGpp synthetase/guanosine-3',5'-bis(diphosphate) 3'-pyrophosphohydrolase, with protein sequence MIRQYELVERVRSYDPHADEDKLNRAYVFSMKAHGSQKRESGDSYFSHPLEVAGILTHYKLDDDTIVTALLHDTVEDTLATTDELERQFGSEVARLVDGVTKLSRIELQSEASRQAENFRKLLLAMSEDIRVLLVKLADRLHNMRTLKFIRDPERRRRIARETMDIYAPLAERIGMHEIKDELEDLAFAEINPDARESIIARLRFLREQGGGLVTRIIDELRRILREDGLDVEISGREKQPYSIWRKMQKRNVAFEQLSDIMAFRVAVADIGDCYRALGVIHGRYRVVPGRFKDYISLPKPNGYRSLHTGVFGPEKQRIEIQIRTKDMHEVAEYGVAAHWEYKQGTTKDGKQYRWLRELLEILEHAAGPDEFLEHTKLEMFQDQVFCFTPKGDLIALPTGATPVDFAYQIHSQIGDRCVGCKINGRMMPLRTQLKNGDQVEIVTSRTQTPSPEWERFVVTGKARSRVRRFIRTQKRQEYMTLGRSILEKAFRQAGYEFTEKAVESVLKILKSDSADDLIAAVGEGIHTAREVLVAVYPSLKQQSPKDAKIVPIGKARGRRAKPVDNAIPIKGLIPGMAVHFAGCCHPLPGDRIVGLVTTGKGVTIHTIDCETLERYSDTPERWIDVGWDSGASEDEGHIGRLTVVVSNEPGTLGELSTLIGKQKGNITNLRITHRSTDFFEMMVDIEVQDVKHLTNIMAALRASPAINSVERARG